The following is a genomic window from Pedobacter sp. KBS0701.
TATAATTACGAACCAGGCTCAACTCCTCTTCCCCTATCAGTTCATTTTTTAAAAGCTCTATTTCTTTGTAAATTTCGGTTAAAGCCGCAGCGCAAACATCTGCACCTACTTCTGTCGAAATAAACAGATAACCAGCTTGCTGCAATGAAGAAATGCCGGAGCCAATGCCATAAGTATAACCTTTATCCTCACGGATATTGTTCATCAAACGCGAACCAAAATAGCCGCCTAAAACGGTGTTTAAAATCTGTAGTCCCGAAAAATCTTTATGTTTACGGTTAATGGCCAGCTGACCAATCCTGATAGCAGATTGTAAAGCTTCTGGTTTTTCGGTGTAAATATTCTGTTTTGCAGTTGCAGCAAAATCAAAACTGTTTTTTACCGCATCACTCTTTTCCCAACCTTTGCCAAAGGTATCGTTAAGCAGATTAAAACTTGCCTCATCAAACTTTCCGGAAACAATAATGGTGCAATTGTTTGGGGCATAAGCTGCTTTAAAATATTCGATCAGGTCTTCACGTTTTAATGCATCATAATGTTCAGCCTGTATATTTACACCATAAGCGGTATCACCAAATAAAGCGTGTGCAAACTCTTTTCTCGCCAGTATATCGTTTTTCTTGAGGTTTACCTGTAGTTTTTGTTTCTGATTTTGGATGTAAATATCAAGTTCCTGCTGTGGAAACTGACTTTCTGATAAAACATCTTTTACAATCGGTAAAACCGACTTTAGATGTTTATTTAATGTATAAAGTGTAACTGATGATTGGTCCTGAACGTATTCCGTTTGAAAAAACGCCCCATAAAAATCAATCTGCTCCGCTATTTCCTTTGAAGTTAATTTATTCGTCCCATTGTTGATCAAAGCACTTACTGCAATGGCCTGTAATGGTTTTTCAAGTTTCCAGTTTACGTTTTCGAAAATAAATTCGATGCGCACTAAATCCTGTTCTCCGGAATAAATAGTAAAAACGGGAACTCCATTATCCAGTGCTTTTTTTTCAGGCTGGATAAAATTTATAGTTGATACCTGCTTAAAATCAGGCGCCTGTTGTCTGTTAAGCATTTTCTTCAGTTAAATAGTATAAAGTTGAGCATGAAGTTTGACTAAAAGTTTCCTTTGAAATACGTTGAATATCGTTTGCTGTAACTTTTAAAAATGCTTCGGTTTCCTGGTTCAATAAAGCGGCATCGCCCAATAATTCATAATAGGCCAGGTTCATTGCTTTATCCAAAAGGCTCATTTCCGAAAAAACAAGTACCGATTCTACCTTGTTTTTTACTTTGGTTAATTCCGCATCCGAAACAAGTTCTGCCTTAAGTTTATCCAGTTCTACCCAGATTGCCTTTTCGGCTGTTTCAATTGTAACACCTTCAACCAGTTTACCTTCAACAATAAACAAACCTGGATCTAAACTACTTGAAATATAAGCGTTGATATCACTAAAAAGCTGTTGTTCTTTTAACAAACTATTGTATAAACGAGAAGATTGTCCACGCGATAAAATATCAGATAGCAAATCAAAAGCGTAATAGTCCTGATTTAAACGTCCTGGCATTTTAAAAGCCATATAAATCGCGTTAAGCGGTACATTTGCCTTCACGGTTTCTGCTCTGGCTTGAGTCTGTGGCTCTTCCTGAACCAAATCGCGTACATATTTCTCACCAGCAGGAATCGGCTCAAACCATTTTTCGGCCAGTTTTTTTACATCTTCGGTTTTCACATTTCCGCCAACAACCAAAATTGCATTTTGTGGCGTATAATGTTTTTTGAAAAATGCTTTTACATCATCCATGGTGGCATTTTCGATGTGCGAAAGCTCTTTACCGATCGTTGCCCAGCGATAAGAATGCTTTTTATAGGCCAGGGGGCGCAATTTTAACCATACATCGCCATAAGGTTGGTTAAGGTACCGTTGCTTAAATTCCTCGCTTACTACATTCCTTTGCGTATCTAAACTTTTTTCAGAAAAAGCTAAACTTAACATCCGGTCGCTTTCCAGCCAAAATGCAGTTTCGATGTTCTCGGCCGGAAGGGTAATGTAATAATTGGTAATATCATTACTCGTAAACGCGTTGTTTTCACCTCCTACCCTTTGCAAAGGCTCATCGTAACTTGGAATATTAACCGACCCACCGAACATTAAATGTTCAAATAAATGTGCAAAACCGGTTTTGTTCGGGTCCTCATCGCGGGCACCCACATCATATAAAATATTTAAAACTGCCATCGGGGTTGTAGCATCTTCATGTACTAGGACCTTTAACCCATTGGCCAGTGTAAAACGATTAAAATCTACCATATCTAATTTTAGAACCGTAAAGATATTGTTTTAGGTTAGAATCAGATATGTAAATTAGAATACATAATAAAAAAGAGTCTAAATAGAAAAAACCAGAAGATAATATTACTGATTGCAATGTTTAAAGCGGCAAGATCCGAACACGCTCTTTTTGTTCATCAATAATAATTAGCGCACCTTTTTTCAAAACATCATTATACTTTTTGAATATAGGAATAATTAAAGATTCAAGGTGTATAACAGTAACATTCTGCGTACGAACCTGAATTACACTTGGGGATTCGGCTTTAGAGAGTGCCAGTGCAGTACCAAAATCTAAATCTTGTGTAAAACAATATAGCCATTTTCTCTGGCCCAATTCATTAAGATTATATCTGGCGCATTAAAAGCACCAATTTTTGTCCAATGTATAGCTTGTATGTTATGTTTATCAAAAACCTGTTCCCATTCCGGCGACAGATTCATATCAATCAATATTTTCAAACCGCAACAGGAACTTCGATTTCTTCTGAACGCCAGGAAGCATAAGATAGCG
Proteins encoded in this region:
- a CDS encoding pitrilysin family protein, with translation MVDFNRFTLANGLKVLVHEDATTPMAVLNILYDVGARDEDPNKTGFAHLFEHLMFGGSVNIPSYDEPLQRVGGENNAFTSNDITNYYITLPAENIETAFWLESDRMLSLAFSEKSLDTQRNVVSEEFKQRYLNQPYGDVWLKLRPLAYKKHSYRWATIGKELSHIENATMDDVKAFFKKHYTPQNAILVVGGNVKTEDVKKLAEKWFEPIPAGEKYVRDLVQEEPQTQARAETVKANVPLNAIYMAFKMPGRLNQDYYAFDLLSDILSRGQSSRLYNSLLKEQQLFSDINAYISSSLDPGLFIVEGKLVEGVTIETAEKAIWVELDKLKAELVSDAELTKVKNKVESVLVFSEMSLLDKAMNLAYYELLGDAALLNQETEAFLKVTANDIQRISKETFSQTSCSTLYYLTEENA
- a CDS encoding pitrilysin family protein, producing the protein MLNRQQAPDFKQVSTINFIQPEKKALDNGVPVFTIYSGEQDLVRIEFIFENVNWKLEKPLQAIAVSALINNGTNKLTSKEIAEQIDFYGAFFQTEYVQDQSSVTLYTLNKHLKSVLPIVKDVLSESQFPQQELDIYIQNQKQKLQVNLKKNDILARKEFAHALFGDTAYGVNIQAEHYDALKREDLIEYFKAAYAPNNCTIIVSGKFDEASFNLLNDTFGKGWEKSDAVKNSFDFAATAKQNIYTEKPEALQSAIRIGQLAINRKHKDFSGLQILNTVLGGYFGSRLMNNIREDKGYTYGIGSGISSLQQAGYLFISTEVGADVCAAALTEIYKEIELLKNELIGEEELSLVRNYMLGSMLGSLENVFSHADKFKNIYFSGLDYDYYTRYIEKVKTVSAEELLALANKYLNTENFTEVVIGKK